A stretch of DNA from Labrus mixtus chromosome 6, fLabMix1.1, whole genome shotgun sequence:
CTGAGGAAAAAGAGTCTAGTCCGGTCCCCAACTAAGGACTGACAAGGTCAGATTCGTCTGATTGTGCCCATCGTTGACTCATCGACTTCTCAAAAACTTTTGGATTTTcagcgattaatcgtgattttaaaatgaatcgTTGACAGCTGTTTCATGCTTTTTAAACGGTTCATTTGCACGCGCCCCGTGTGCGAAGGCCTGAATCCTTTATGGTTGTCAGCCCAGGTCACTGATTTCTGACTCGGTCCGATGTCCTGTCTCcagatgaagaaaataaatcttaaatgtttaatttatttattctaatGTTCTGTAACCTGCATCTGCACTTCATATGTTTTCTGTATTGTCTGTTCTTCATAAAGTACATGTGACTAACTGCAGCTAAATGtacctacaggtacaaataCAGGCACCTGAACCTGAGGCCAGTGTTATTATAGTTATTATTATAACTGTTCTTTTTGAATTTCATTGAATAGTGAGTCGAGGAAGGACgactcaaacaaacaacttaaaaaaaacaacatttaatgaAAACACAGGTTTGGACTTTCTCTTGAAAtatttgtctaaaaaaaacttAGCAAATCTTTTTAAAGTATAAATACTTAAAATATATCCTGAATAGCCAGAAAGGTGCAGTACAAACAGAGATTCTGAGGATGGAGGACAGATGGAGGATGAAGAaatgtacggtggctgggaagtgaataccaaaaaaaaacaatgtgtgaaACTCTTTGACGAACGCtgacacacatttacaaatcaGGTAGatcacttttaaatgtgttctaCAGAGTTTATGGTGAGCCCACCTGAGTCTTTATGTTGCGTTTTATTTGATcttgtgaatcagaaatactgaGTTGCCGGTCAGGAACGCCCTTCTTGAAGTCGGAATTCCGACTTGTAATCTCTgagagctaatcacacctatttggttttttgaaccaggctgtaaacatgttaatctctgctgtaaaaacaggctttttagaatgggtgtgtatgtgacttcctgtgcttctgcagccagcctctagtggacactccaggaactgcaggatgttacactccagcactggaggttgctgcttggtttcacactttgtaaatCTGTTTGGCACTTCTCAGCCACCGTATAAAAGTTCTCCTAATTCTGATcacacaacagtttttttttttttttttttacagctgagcTCGAGTTTCACATGAAATCTGTCTGCGCTctttaacaaacatttctttaacGTCTTCTGTGCAGCTTCATTCGTGGTCTGCGGCGGTGTCTCCAGGACAGTTGGAGCATAAGTCGTCTTCGTCTGTGAAcaaagaacatgttttaaagaacACCAGCAGAGACAACGATTACAGTACAGTCGTCAGCACTCGTACCGTTATAGGTGGTCCCGCaccaaatacagtaaaaatggACTCCTCTCAGGTAGGACGTCAGGATCTGAAGTTTGTCAAAGGActgagaaggaagaggaagaaaatcaaGTGAACTCCATGTTTCTGTGACGCGTTTTAAAGAAAGGTGATAACAACATTTATATTGATTCAAATATTAAGATTTTAAATGATAACACTGAAGGAGAAGGTGAAGACTCACAGTTAACTGCTccgtctcttcctcctcctcctcctcctcctcttcttcttcctcctcctcctcctcctcgtccttaggagcatcctcctcctcattggGCCAGTACCAGTCCTCTCTGGGGACGCTGATGCCCTGAAAACACGATTCAACCAAAAAAGGTTTCACACAAAGCTAAAGATCTAATTActgatttaatgaaaaatgaattgtgAACAAAGTGTTGATTTTGTTCCCCTGCTTCACTCGCTTAGTGCTCAGACTGAACAGAGCAGAAATATGTCTTCATCTTGTATCATCTTAAGTCTCTTTTTCAAGTTTGAAGGTCGTCTTTCTTCTCGCTGTGAGAGAGCGATTTGTTCtgcagtcagcagtaaaaaCAAACGTCCAACCTGAGATTACACCAAGAAGTTAAAGTCCAATGGACAATAAATACAAGAGATAAGAGTAGGAGGTCTCAGCAGCTCAGTGCACATGtactcacttcctgtcagccaatctgctcacttcctgtcagcccctctgctcacttcctgtcagcccctctgctcacttcctgtaagcccctctgctcacttcctgtcagcccctctgctcacttcctgtaagcccctctgctcacttcctgtcagcccctctgctcacttcctgtcagcccctctgctcacttcctgtcagcccctctgctcacttcctgtcagcccctctgctcacttcctgtcagcccctctgctcacttcctgtcgttgtctcctctctcttcttgtgttgctcttactctctgatgttcgttaCTTTGGATAAAAACATCTGATCATTTAATTGTAGAATTGCTTGTTTAATCGCCCTCGTGTCGCCGGGTCGGCGATGTCTGACCTTCTGACTGTCGAGCTGCTCGCAGGCTCTCCGACTCCTCCTGAGATCTCCTTCGATCTTgcgctcctctctctccgtccgtACTCTTGACCTGATGAAACACGACATTAAACTCTGACACACCTGGAGAACATTTAGAAAACGAGACGGTGCATCGAGAAGACAAACTTCACCTGAAGTCTTCCACAGATTTGATTTCATTCTGTTGGCTGGCTCGTGCTTTCTGTCGATAGTTTTCCAGTTCttcctctgcttttcttttcttcacctCTTCCATTCCAATGCCCCCTCGGTCTGATTCAGagtgtgaacacaaagacaCTGTCGCTTTAAATCCAGATCTTACTGGTTAACATATTCAAACATCTAATATCACTGATATATAAAGGATTACAGAATTCAAAAAAACACTCTACTACTCAGGTCAGACAGAAGTGGGAGAGGGAATCCGGCCAGGAGATATCTGAGGACGACTGGAATGACATTTTGAACAATCAGGTCACAACAACCTGTTCAAGGGCCTGGTGGGAATTCTGCTGGAAGAActcaatttgtttctttttaacccCAAAGTTGAAGTTTTTGCAGCAGGGTTCTCAGGGTCAGAACAAATGTTGGAGGCAATGTGATAAATCAATGGCAGATCACTTTCACATATTTTGGGATTGCTCACAGGTCACAGGAAGGAGGTTACAGAAGTAATGAGTGTCATGTTTAGAATAAACGTGGACTGCTCTTTTATCATACTATACCTGTCAGATGATAAATATCTATAAAGTCTTTCTGGTTGCAGCTAAGAAAGCAATCACACGGAGATGGCTGCAGGCAAACCCCCATCAAAGGATGATTGGTTAACAATAATCAATGAAATACACCGCATGGAGAGACTGACCTTCTGATTAAGGCTAAAGTTTGACCAACATATAAAaggataaatatatatatatatataaatggaATATGTACTGTACAGAATGTAACTCTTCTTTAATGAAAAACcctgatttgtgtattttgactAATGTATGGCCCGtgttaccttttttattttctttcgtcttgttttactctgaaaatatcaataaaaataaaaatctagaTCTTACCTGTTTTAATATTTAGGGGAATAGGATCCACCCTCCCTGCACCTGAAGGggtcacacacatgaacattagaggtgatgaaaagtgaaaacattaaagaataacaaagacttataaaaacacaaactcgCCCTGCTTCCCGAGGCCTTGACCGGCTTTGTAACCCATCTTCTGCAGGAGAGCGAAGCCCTTGTTCTGATTGCTGAGGGAGTTTTGTAAAGCCGCTTCTCTactttctttctcctgctcTTTGAAGCTCTTCTGTCGGTTCTTCACGTTCGTCTCCTGATGTTGGCTCTCCTTCTTCATCGCTTCTTTGACCCTCCTCACCATGCTGACACCTGGTTTCACATCCTGTCTGAAGAGAAACCGCACTGCGATTAGGATCTGAGTCAAAAACAATCAATATCCACTGTTTCCACCacggtgagaaaaaaaagtactatAACTAAAACACAGTCGTAATGTGACCTCGGTCGACATCGAACCCCAAATGTTTTGGTCTCGTCTTGATCTCGGACAAaacttggtctcggtctcggtcctTTCTTAGTCTCGATTCCTTAAAGTCTTGGTTTTGTCTGGGTGTCACCCTACCCTGGTCtgggtcttgtctcagtcttgttCCCTtaaagtcttggtcttggtctggggtcctggtcttgtctcagtctcgttCCCTtaaagtcttggtcttggtctggggtcctggtcttgtctcagtctcgttCCCTTAaagtcttagtcttggtctggggtcttagtcttggtcttggtctaggttagtttggtcttgactacaacccTCGTTAGGAAACGTCTTTAACATGTTGTAACTCAGATGACCAAAGATCCTCATCCGGctgaaagtcaccagttaacacggtccCTCTTTACACCGTAACACCGGACGTGCACACACACGGTCCCTCTTTACACCGTAACACCGGACGTGCACACACACGGTCCCTCTTTACACCGTAACACCGGACGTGGACACACACGGTCCCTCTTTACACCGTAACACCGGACGTGGACACACACGGTCCCTCTTTACACCGTAACACCGGACGTGGACACACACGGTCCCTCTTTACACCGTAACACCGGACGTGCACACACACGGTCCCGCTTTACACCGTAACACCGGACGTGCACACACACGGTCCCGCTTTACACCGTAACACCGGACGTGCACACACACGGTCCCTCTTTACACCGTAACACCGGACGTGGACACACACGGTCCCTCTTTACACCGTAACACCGGACGTGGACACACACGGTCCCGCTTTACACCGTAACACCGGACGTGCACACACACGGTCCCTCTTTACACCGTAACACCGGACGTGGACACACACGGTCCCGCTTTACACCGTAACACCGGACGTGGACACACACGGTCCCGCTTTACACCGTAACACCGGACGTGGACACACACGGTCCCTGGttataaatgttctttttataaTTCTTACATTTTACTGAGGAAGGCGTCTGACATGtagtcctcctcctcatcagacATGTTGACCACCAGAAAGGAATAAAAACGTTCAAAAAATCAGATTCAGTTAGTAAATACTTCTCCAGGTCGACGTTTGTATTCGCTCCTCTGTTGTTTTGGTTCGTCCTCAGATACATTCCGAGTAGCAACAACAACCGTACAGGACAAATATTTAATTCCGGACCCATTTATGGATATTAATTGTAGGAATTTATCATTAATGAAACGAGAAACTATGAAACCCATACAAATCCTATGCGTTaatattgttttaaacaaatcacGTTTTACCTCCTCATTCTATAAATATTAAGAATGTATTTAGGTCAGAAGAACCTAACCTGTTTCCTAGTTACATtacgtttttttcccccaaaaggTAGACGACTAACTTCTACTATCATAACATATTTTGTCTTGTCTTGAtattacgactttattctcgttataaatgtaaacttttggAGAGTGATGATTGTACAGCCTGGTTTCACGTCGGGCGGATTTTAATGCAACACCGCCGATCCTCGTCGTCATTCATCCTGGTTACCGAAGCTCAGGTAGGATTCTTACGTCCACAGCGTAAACTTTACACCTTATAACCCAGATAATGTGGTTCATGGGGTGTTTCTGAACAGGTGTATGTTTAAAAGATGACATTAGTTATCTGTAACTCCGTGTAGGTTGGAGTGAAAGACCGCACTTCCGCTTGTTCCTCTAGCTAGCTTAGGATGCTAACGGCTAACAACAGCTGGAGGCTGACAGCTGTCAACACAGATGAGCAGGAGAAACAGTTAACACACACGGAAGTGCTGCTATGACGTTATGACGTCATGACCTGACTGTGAGAGAAAAGACATCAAACCTCCCAGTCCACCAGAGTCCATCAGAGTCCACCACAGTCCATCAGAGTCCATCAGAGTCCAACAGAGTCCAGGTGTTCTGGGGTCCATCAGAGTCTACCACAGTCCATCAGAGACCATCAGAGTCCAGGTGTTCTGGGGTCCATCAGAGTCCATCAGAGTCCAGGTGTTCTGGGGTCCATCAGAGTCTACCACAGTCCATCAGAGACCATCAGAGTCCAGGTGTTCGGGGGTCCATCAGAGTCCATCAGAGTCCAGGTGTTCTGGGGTCCATCAGAGTCCATCAGAGTCCAGGTGTTCCGGGGTCTGAGGGTCTTCATCATCATGGAGCTGGCTCACAGTCTGCTGCTCAATGAAGACGCCTTGGTCCAGATCACAGAAGCCAAGAGGCCGGTCTTCATCTTCGAGTGGCTCCGCTTTCTGGATAAAGTCCTCGTGGCGGCAAATAAGGTGAATCCAGTCGAAcagctcacctgtccagctttACGTTTGATATCGTCCTTCATCGTGACGGAGTTCTATCATCATGTTTtgaacactgtgtgtgttttcaggtggatgtgaaggagaagcagaagaagctgGTGGAGCAGCTCACAGGACTCATCAGCAGCGCTCCTGGACCTCCAACCAGGAAGCTGCTGGCTAAAAACCTGGCTACGCTGTACAGCATCGGGGACACCTTCACGGTGTTCCAGACTCTGGACAAATGCAACGAAATCATCAAAAGCAAAGACGACACACCTGCATACCTGCCGACCAAACTGTAAGATACCCCCtacgtttatttatttaaagtcatttgaatggaacaaaaatagaaaaaaatgtcctcGAGAGTCCGTCGGTGATTCAGTCTCCGTGTTTGAACAGTTacttcttaaaggagcagtatgtaacggtgcttttcttaaaggagcagtatgtaactgtgcttttcttaaaggagcagtatgtaacggtgcttttcttaaaggagcagtatgtaacggtgcttttcttaaaggagcagtatgtaacggtgcttttcttaaaggagcagtatgtaacggtgcttttcttaaaggagcagtatgtaactgtgcttttcttaaaggagcagtatgtaactgtgcttttcttaaaggagcagtatgtaacggtgcgtttcttaaaggagcagtatgtaactgtgcttttcttaaaggagcagtatgtaacggtgcttttcttaaaggagcagtatgtaacggtgcgtttcttaaaggagcagtatgtaactgtgcttttcttaaaggagcagtatgtaacagtgcttttcttaaaggagcagtatgtaacggtgcttttcttaaaggagcagtatgtaactgcttttcttaaaggagcagtatgtaactgtgcttttcttaaaggagcagtatgtaacggtgcttttcttaaaggagccgTATGTAactgcttttcttaaaggagcagtatgtaacggtgcgtttcttaaaggagcagtatgtaatgtgcgtttcttaaaggagcagtatgtaatgtgcgtttcttaaaggagcagtatgtaacgtgcttttcttaaaggagcagtatgtaactgtgcttttcttaaaggagcagtatgtaactgtgcttttcttaaaggagcagtatgtaactgtgcgtttcttaaaggagcagtacgtaacggtgcgtttcttaaaggagcagtatgtaatgtgcgtttcttaaaggagcagtatgtaatgtgcgtttcttaaaggagcagtatgtaacggtgcgtttcttaaaggagcagtatgtaacgtgcttttcttaaaggagcagtatgtaacggtgcttttcttaaaggagcagtatgtaacggtgcttttcttaaaggagcagtatgtaacggtgcttttcttaaaggagcagtatgtaactgtgcttttcttaaaggagcagtatgtaatgtgcgtttcttaaaggagcagtatgtaacggtgcgtttcttaaaggagcagtatgtaacggtgcttttcttaaaggagcagtatgtaacggtgcgtttcttaaaggagcagtatgtaacggtgcgtttcttaaaggagcagtatgtaactgtgcttttcttaaaggagcagtatgtaacggtgcttttcttaaaggagcagtatgtaatgtgcttttcttaaaggagcagtatgtaactgtgcgtttcttaaaggagcagtatgtaacagtgcttttcttaaaggagcagtatgtaacagtgcttttcttaaaggagcagtatgtaacagtgcttttcttaaaggagcagtatgtaactgtgcttttcttaaaggagccgTATGTAacggtgcttttcttaaaggagcagtatgtaacgtgcttttcttaaaggagcagtatgtaacggtgcttttcttaaaggagcagtatgtaacatgcttttcttaaaggagcagtatgtaacagtgcttttcttaaaggagcattatgtaacggtgcttttcttaaaggagcagtatgtaactgtgcgtttcttaaaggagcagtatgtaacggtgcgtttcttaaaggagcagtatgtaacggtgcgtttcttaaaggagcagtatgtaacgtgcttttcttaaaggagcagtatgtaacgtgcttttcttaaaggagcagtatgtaactgtgcgtttcttaaaggagcagtatgtaactgtgcttttcttaaaggagcagtacgtaacttgcttttcttaaaggagcagtacgtaacgtgcttttcttaaaggagcagtacgtaactgtgcttttcttaaaggagccgtatgtaactgtgcttttcttaaaggagcagtatgtaacatgcttttcttaaaggagcagtatgtaacggtgcgtttcttaaaggagcagtatgtaacggtgcgtttcttaaaggagcagtatgtaacggtgcgtttcttaaaggagcagtatgtaactgtgcgtttcttaaaggagcagtatgtaacggtgcgtttcttaaaggagcagtatgtaacgtgcttttcttaaaggagcagtatgtaacgtgcttttcttaaaggagcagtatgtaactgtgcgtttcttaaaggagcagtatgtaacggtgcgtttcttaaaggagcagtatgtaacgtgcttttcttaaaggagcagtatgtaacgtgcttttcttaaaggagcagtatgtaactgtgcgtttcttaaaggagcagtacgtaactgtgcttttcttaaaggagcagtacgtaacgtgcttttcttaaaggagcagtacgtaactgtgcttttcttaaaggagccgtatgtaactgtgcttttcttaaaggagcagtatgtaacggtgcgtttcttaaaggagcagtatgtaactgtgcttttcttaaaggagccgtatgtaactgtgcttttcttaaaggagcagtatgtaacggtgcgtttcttaaaggagcagtatgtaacgtgcttttcttaaaggaacagtatgtaactgtgcttttcttaaaggagcagtatgtaactgtgcttttcttaaaggagcaatatgtaacgtgcttttcttaaaggagcagtatgtaacgtgcgtttcttaaaggagcagtatgtaacggtgcgtttcttaaaggagccgtatgtaacgtgcttttcttaaaggagcagtatgtaacggtgcttttcttaaaggagcagtatgtaactgtgcttttcttaaaggagcagtatgtaactgtgcttttcttaaaggagcagtatgtaacggtgcgtttcttaaaggagcagtatgtaactgtgcttttcttaaaggagcagtatgtaacggtgcttttcttaaaggagcagtatgtaactgtgcttttcttaaaggagcagtatgtaactgtgcgtttcttaaaggagcagtatgtaacggtgcttttcttaaaggagcagtatgtaacagtgcttttcttaaaggagcagtatgtaacgtgcttttcttaaaggagcagtacgtaacttgcttttcttaaaggagcagtacgtaacgtgcttttcttaaaggagcagtacgtaactgtgcttttcttaaaggagccgtatgtaactgtgcttttcttaaaggagcagtatgtaacatgcttttcttaaaggagcagtatgtaacggtgcttttcttaaaggagcagtatgtaacggtgcgtttcttaaaggagcagtatgtaactgtgcgtttcttaaaggagcagtatgtaacggtgcgtttcttaaaggagcagtatgtaacgtgcttttcttaaaggagcagtatgtaacgtgcttttcttaaaggagcagtatgtaactgtgcgTTTCTTAAAtgagcagtatgtaacggtgcgtttcttaaaggagcagtatgtaacgtgcttttcttaaaggagcagtatgtaacgtgcttttcttaaaggagcagtatgtaactgtgcttttcttaaaggagcagtatgtaactgtgcttttcttaaaggagcagtatgtaatggtgcgtttcttaaaggagcagtatgtaacggtgcttttcttaaaggagcagtatgtaactgtgcttttcttaaaggagcagtatgtaactgtgcttttcttaaaggagcagtatgtaacggtgcgtttcttaaaggagcagtatgtaactgtgcttttcttaaaggagcagtatgtaacggtgcttttcttaaaggagca
This window harbors:
- the gpatch11 gene encoding G patch domain-containing protein 11 isoform X1 yields the protein MSDEEEDYMSDAFLSKIQDVKPGVSMVRRVKEAMKKESQHQETNVKNRQKSFKEQEKESREAALQNSLSNQNKGFALLQKMGYKAGQGLGKQGAGRVDPIPLNIKTDRGGIGMEEVKKRKAEEELENYRQKARASQQNEIKSVEDFRSRVRTEREERKIEGDLRRSRRACEQLDSQKGISVPREDWYWPNEEEDAPKDEEEEEEEEEEEEEEEEEETEQLTSFDKLQILTSYLRGVHFYCIWCGTTYNDEDDLCSNCPGDTAADHE
- the gpatch11 gene encoding G patch domain-containing protein 11 isoform X2 — encoded protein: MVRRVKEAMKKESQHQETNVKNRQKSFKEQEKESREAALQNSLSNQNKGFALLQKMGYKAGQGLGKQGAGRVDPIPLNIKTDRGGIGMEEVKKRKAEEELENYRQKARASQQNEIKSVEDFRSRVRTEREERKIEGDLRRSRRACEQLDSQKGISVPREDWYWPNEEEDAPKDEEEEEEEEEEEEEEEEEETEQLTSFDKLQILTSYLRGVHFYCIWCGTTYNDEDDLCSNCPGDTAADHE